The window GCACGGCAGGGGCGTCGTGATCGGCGCGTTGACGTTCAGCACCAGACGGCCGAGGTTCGTCGGGTGGAGGCCGTCGGCATCCTTCGCCGGATCGATCCGCTCGAGGATCGCGTCGGTGTCGAGGTGCTTCGGCAGCGGCAGCTGCACGATGTAGCCGTGGCACTCCGGATCGGCGTTCAACGCGTCGATGAGGGCCTCGACGTCCTCCTGCGTGGCATCCGCGGGCAATTCCCGCTGGATCGAGTTCATCCCGATCCCCACCGACTGCTTGTGCTTCATCCCCACGTACAGCTGCGAGGCGGGGTCGGCACCGACGAGCACCGTGGCGATGCCGGGCGTTACGCCCCGCGCCTTCAGCGACGCGACCCGTTCGGTCAGCTCCGCGCGGATGGCCGCGGCGGCGGCCTTGCCGTCGAGCTTCTGTGCCGTCATGTCGTCTCTCCTTCTGCGTCCCTGCGGCGAGAGTGCGTCTGCGCGCCGAGAGTGCGGGGTGTACCCGCGTCCTCGGCGTCCACATGCATTCTCGCGGGAAGGCGCGGGGCGCCGGGGGGCGGGTGCCCGGTGAGTGGGATTCCGCGGAGCGGGTCGCGGGTTACTGCGTGAGGCCGGGGTAGAGCGGGAACGCGTCGGCGAGGGCCGCGACGCGCGCCCGCAGGGCCTCGACGTCGGCTCCGGGCTGGAGCGCGAGCGCGATGACGTCGGCCACCTCGGCGAACTCGGCGTCGCCGAACCCACGTGTGGCGAGCGCCGGGGTGCCGATCCGCAGACCCGAGGTCACCATGGGCGGGCGCGGGTCGTTGGGGACGGCGTTGCGGTTGACGGTGATCCGGATGTCGTGGAGCAGATCCTCCGCCTGCTTGCCGTCGATCGCCGCGTCGCGGAGGTCGACGAGCACGAGGTGCACGTCGGTGCCTCCGGAGCGTACGGCGACACCCGCCGCGGCGACATCGGGCTGCATGAGCCGGTCGGCGAGGATCTTCGCTCCGCGGAGCGTGCGCGCCTGCCGCTCGCGGAACTCCGGCGTCGCGGCCAGCTTGAACGCGGTCGCCTTCGCGGCGATGACGTGCATGAGCGGTCCGCCCTGCTGGCCGGGGAAGACGGCGGTGTTGATCTTCTTCGCGAGGTCCGGGTCGTCGGTGAGGATGATGCCCGAGCGGGGACCGCCGATCGTCTTGTGGACGGTGGAGGACACCACGTGCGCGTGCGGGAAGGGCGAGGGGTGGACCCCTGCGGCCACGAGGCCGGCGAAGTGGGCCATGTCGACCCACAGGTAGGCGCCTACCTCATCGGCGATCTCGCGGAACCGCGCGAAGTCCAGCTGACGGGGGTAGGCCGACCATCCCGCGATGATGACCTTGGGCTTGTGCTCCACGGCCAGGCGCCGCACCTCGTCCATGTCGATCAGCGAGGTCTCGGGGTCGACGCCGTAGGCGACGATGTCGAACAGCCGCCCCGAGAAGTTGATCTTCATCCCGTGCGTGAGGTGACCGCCCTGATCCAGTGCGAGGCCGAGGAGGGTGTCGCCCGGGCGGGCGATGGCGTGCAGCACCGCCGCATTCGCCGTGGCGCCCGAGTGCGGCTGAACGTTCGCGAACCCGGCTCCGAACAGCGCCTTGGCGCGCTCGATCGCGAGCTCCTCGGCGACGTCGACGACCTCGCAGCCGCCGTAATAGCGACGGCCGGGGTATCCCTCGGCGTACTTGTTGGTCAGCACCGAGCCCTGCGACTGAAGCACCGAGACGGGCACGAAGTTCTCGGACGCGATCATCTCGAGGAAGCCCCGCTGGCGGTCGAGCTCGCGCTCGAGCACATCGGCGATCTCGGGATCGACCTCGGCGAGAGGGGCGGTGAAGATCGGATCGGACACAGCGGTCTCCTTCCACAGCGGCGGATCGGACATCGGCCCAGGCGTGCGGTCGGATGCTTCTGCGGACGGATGACTCCCGGTCGCTCCCCGGTGGTTGCCCACCTCAACGCCAGTCGCGACACCCCGAGCATAGTCGATCGCAGCCGATAGGCTGGTCGAGCACGCATTTGTAAAGGATCCTTACATGCCGGCGTTTCCTCCCCTCGTTCCGCTTCCGACATCGCTCCTCACCGTGGACGACGGGCCCTTCCTGCTGACAGCGCGCACCCCGCTGACCGCGGATCCGGATGCCGCGGCGGCGGCCCGCCGCATCCTCTCCGCCGCCACGGCACAGACCCTCGACCTGCCCGTCGACGCACGTCCCGCCTCCCCCGCGCTCACTCTCGCGCACGCCTCGGACATCGGGGCGGGCGGCGCCTATCGTCTGGTCGCCGCCGACACCGGCGTCGAGATCTCCGCCGCCGACGCGGTCGGCCTCGCCGCGGGTCTGCACACCCTCAGCCAGCTGCTGAGGCCCGCCGCCGACGGGTGGGCCGTCCCCGCGGTCCGGATCGAGGATGCGCCCCGCTTCGCGCACCGCGGACTCATGCTCGACGTCGCCCGTCACTTCTTCCCGGTGGCGGACGTGTGCGCCGTCATCGACCGAGCGGCGAGCCTGAAGCTCACCCATCTGCACCTGCACCTGACCGACGACCAGGGCTGGCGTCTGCACCTGCGCTCCCACCCGTCGCTCACCGCCGCCGGCGGCGGCTCCGCGATCGGCGGCGGCCCCGGGGGCTTCTACACCCGCGAGGACTACCAGGAGATCGTCGCGTACGCCGCCGCCCGGCACCTCACCGTCGTCCCCGAGATCGACCTGCCCGGGCACACGCACGCCGTCGGTCTCGCCTACCCCCGGCTCGCCGCCGATCCGGTGGTCACCCCCGACCTCGCCGCCGAAGCCGCGGGCCGCGGCGAAGCCCTCCCCGTGGCGGGCGAGCCCTACACCGGGCTGGGCGTGGGGTTCTCCTCACTCAGACTTGACGACGAGGCGACGTTCGAGTTCGTCGCCGACGTCCTCGGCGAGCTCGC of the Microbacterium invictum genome contains:
- the glyA gene encoding serine hydroxymethyltransferase; this translates as MSDPIFTAPLAEVDPEIADVLERELDRQRGFLEMIASENFVPVSVLQSQGSVLTNKYAEGYPGRRYYGGCEVVDVAEELAIERAKALFGAGFANVQPHSGATANAAVLHAIARPGDTLLGLALDQGGHLTHGMKINFSGRLFDIVAYGVDPETSLIDMDEVRRLAVEHKPKVIIAGWSAYPRQLDFARFREIADEVGAYLWVDMAHFAGLVAAGVHPSPFPHAHVVSSTVHKTIGGPRSGIILTDDPDLAKKINTAVFPGQQGGPLMHVIAAKATAFKLAATPEFRERQARTLRGAKILADRLMQPDVAAAGVAVRSGGTDVHLVLVDLRDAAIDGKQAEDLLHDIRITVNRNAVPNDPRPPMVTSGLRIGTPALATRGFGDAEFAEVADVIALALQPGADVEALRARVAALADAFPLYPGLTQ
- a CDS encoding family 20 glycosylhydrolase is translated as MPAFPPLVPLPTSLLTVDDGPFLLTARTPLTADPDAAAAARRILSAATAQTLDLPVDARPASPALTLAHASDIGAGGAYRLVAADTGVEISAADAVGLAAGLHTLSQLLRPAADGWAVPAVRIEDAPRFAHRGLMLDVARHFFPVADVCAVIDRAASLKLTHLHLHLTDDQGWRLHLRSHPSLTAAGGGSAIGGGPGGFYTREDYQEIVAYAAARHLTVVPEIDLPGHTHAVGLAYPRLAADPVVTPDLAAEAAGRGEALPVAGEPYTGLGVGFSSLRLDDEATFEFVADVLGELAHLTPGPYLHVGGDEAFGTDPDQYDAFLSRVTQLVADLGKVPVTWHDAGRADLAPETVGQYWGLTTPDAESADAARAFVRRASGVILSPADAVYLDMKYDHDTPRGLTWANGPTSVRRAYEWDPASIIEGIADDDIVGVEAAVWTETIEDLAGLDTMMFPRLAAVAEAAWSAPLGFSPDRTWESFRQRVGGLAPLWRRQGIAFHADGEIPWAGA